AAggaagtgcccccccccccaccacatgGGGGCCCGAATTGGACCAGGGGAAGGAGATCGATTCTCCCTCCTAGGCCGGCGCCCCAAGGGGAGACTTTCCCCCCTTGGTGGCTGCCCTTTCCTCCTCCAACTTATACATACTAGGGTTTTTTGCTCCATTGTtcatacaagttttggagcctcctctagttcttctatttctagtctagttggtcctagttgactaatccgAGCTTGGCTAGtcctcttgtcctcataattagaagcccggtGTGGTTCTAATCTTCTCCCCCTAATTCTCCAACGATGATTAGCTCTAGACAGTGAAGCACTGCCGGATTGTGAAGgttgcacgcttgcaaccaagtagagaggccgtgctTTCGGTCTTTGGGTTGAGGGATCGTTCAAGGaccccaagtacgatctacaccgccACGTTCTTCTTACGCTGCAACTTGGTGACGGTAACGAACGTGATCCCAACCAGTTATGCATATTCgtattgatcttgggtgatcgtaggtgcggaatttttttgttttctactaccttTCCCAACACCAACACCACCACATCATCCTATAGACGACACGTCAGGGCAGAACTAGACCAGATGGCAATGACCACATTCGACCCAACATATGCCACCGTTCCAACGCCGTCATTGTTTATGATCAGGCTAACCGAGGCACCATGCACTAGAAGATCCCATGCAAAGGGCAACACTCCAGTGTCTTGTTGACGCAAACACCGACGTCATTGGTGAGTTGCAGATCACCGATGATGACTTCCAAGGTGACGATCCTATGCTACACCTGGACGAGTCCCGCCACACCGACCTAGACCTCGTGCCGCTGCCAGGCCATACCTCGCAGATCAGATTGGAGGCAATGTTGAAAACATCGGTCACATTATGTGAGGCAAGCGCCATGGCCGTACATCTTAGTCGGCCACCGAGAGAAACCATAGAAGGATTCTCGGACGCCACCTCTCCCCGCCGGGTGCACCACCAAGCTAGGTGGCTAGACCATGTTGTCACGACTACGCATCCATAGGTGCCACAACCCTGCGCTTGTCACGAACCACTGCCGTGCGAAAACAACCAGGAAGGATCAGCCGCCATCTGTCGCGTGGGCTTCGCCCAACGACCTCCTCCAGCAGCGATGATGAGCGGAGAGCGCAGCCGCTGGACCCAAGCGACTAGGTTTTCTGTAAACGCCCATGTCACCCTAGGAGAGCAAAGTAGGGCCAAACAATTTTTCTCTATTGATGGTGGATCTCCTAGAAGGTCCTAAAATGTGTGGTGAAGAGTATCAACTCGAGCAAGGCTACGATGGTTTGGCATGATTCAAAGGATAAGAAGAAGTATCACCTTGTAAATTGGCTAACAATATATTTGCCAAATGTCTGGGGGTCTTGGGGTGTTGGACCTGGAAGTGATGAATCAGTTTATGTTGATGAAATGGCTTTGAAAATTGAAAAACATTGATGGTGTGTGGCAGATGTTGTTGGAAAAGAAATGTCTCTAGAAGAGAACTTTGCTTTTGGCAAAGTTCGATAAATGTTAACTATACATTTTAGCTATTGCTAGAACAANNNNNNNNNNNNNNNNNNNNNNNNNNNNNNNNNNNNNNNNNNNNNNNNNNNNNNNNNNNNNNNNNNNNNNNNNNNNNNNNNNNNNNNNNNNNNNNNNNNNNNNNNNNNNNNNNNNNNNNNNNNNNNNNNNNNNNNNNNNNNNNNNNNNNNNNNNNNNNNNNNNNNNNNNNNNNNNNNNNNNNNNNNNNNNNNNNNNNNNNNNNNNNNNNNNNNNNNNNNNNNNNNNNNNNNNNNNNNNNNNNNNNNNNNNNNNNNNNNNNNNNNNNNNNNNNNNNNNNNNNNNNNNNNNNNNNNNNNNNNNNNNNNNNNNNNNNNNNNNNNNNNNNNNNNNNNNNNNNNNNNNNNNNNNNNNNNNNNNNNNNNNNNNNNNNNNNNNNNNNNNNNNNNNNNNNNNNNNNNNNNNNNNNNNNNNNNNNNNNNNNNNNNGGCTAAACACTTTCTAGGAGGATATATGGTTGGGCGATAATACAATGGCCGAAAGATTCCCCGGATTACTATCCAGTCTACTAAAGCTAGAGGCCGGAATGCCATCTCTTTTAAGAAGTTAATTACTATCCAGTCTACTAAAGCTAGAGGCCGGAAGCCTTTGAATTTAGAAGACCACTTTAATGGAGACTGAAAAGCAGTGAATTGATCTCAAACTTATGGTAGATAAAGTGAAATTGATTGATGATAATAAAGACAGAATGAAGTGGTATTGAATAGAAAGAATCAATTCATTGGATAGATATTTAGCCTCATATAACGACATCCGATTCATCTGAAGCTGAAAATGCCTCgcaaaatttattttttcttatttTCATGTGGCTCATGCTGAAGGAGAGTATCCTTATCAAGAGCAACTTACCAGAAAAGTTGGACCGGTGATGACTAATGTCATTTATGTGAGAACAACAAGGATACTCCCTTCAATTCATATTATTTGTCGTTGGTTCGGTACAAAGTTAATCGGAGACAGTATTAAACATCTGCTTTTCGAATGCAATCTTGCCATATTGATATGGCAAGTTGTTGTATGTGTTTTTAATCTTTGATACACCTCTCGGTGATATCGATTACTTTAGTTGGAGATTGGGCTCAATCCTTTCCCAAGAACCCAGAGAGCTCTGGTGGTGATCGGAAGAGTTACCATCTCGTGAACGTTGTGGAAGACCAGAAGCAAAGCGTTCGCTGAGCGACAGTACTGATATCTTGGGTCTCGTCGTCTGATACGTCCATCGATGATCGGACGGTGCAAGGCGCCCCCCTTCCCTTAGGCTTAGTGCTGGGCTAGGAACATAAGCGGGGACCTTGACGGCGGCGCGCGCGAGGTGCTCGAGGAAATGCCCGTGCGAGCCCGGCGCTCTCTGGAGGCAGCAGGAACATGCTCGTGACGCTCGGGTTCCGGCGTGCCGCCGTGCCCCGCCTCGCACGCCGCGACATGTGTGGTGCGGCGGTTCGGCGAACCACAGCGTCGGGTTTGGTGGCGGTGGCCGGGGGCGGAGCGAGCTTCCACGACTACGACGCCGCCATCACGGCGTGCGTCGAGAGGCGGGCGCTCAAGCAAGGAAGGCAGGTGCACGCGCACATGGTCACGGCGAGGTACCGCCCGCCCGTGTACCTGGCCACGCGGCTGGTCATCATGTACGCGAGGTGCGGCGCGCTGGACGACGCGCGCAACGTGCTCGACGGGATGCCGGAACGGAATGTGGTGTCCTGGACGGCCATGATCTCGGGCTACTCGCAGAGCGGCCGGCACGCCGAGGCGTTGGAGCTGTTCGTCCAGATGCTTAGAGCTGGTAAATCATCGATCATCCCGTCTTCTGACGTCTTTGTTAACCAGTTGAATAACAATGACCATGTACACAAGCACCTGCATAGGAATCTAGAGATGTCATTTGTTTTGGTGCATATGTGCTAGAGTGAAATGAAACTCTGCCCACATTTTGTAGCATGATTTCTGGTCTTCAACAGATTTTCGTTGTATAAGCATTATCCCTCATTTGGTATTCAAACCTATGTTCAGCGAATTATCTGTAGTGCTGGAGTTGGAATATTTCTTTTGATGTAACGCATGATTGAAGACCTTGATACTGAATACTGATATACGGGTGTTGTGCATACAATAGGAGCCGGTAGATCCATCTTCATTATCGGTGTTATCATTTGTCCTGCATTTGAAGCCCTTTAACAGAACTTAATCATTTTGCCACCGCAATTCTACCAACAACCTGTTATATGCCTCTTGATTTCCACTTCAAGATGACGTCCGGAAAGAGATGCAAGTCTAGTGTATCCATGCTCGGAGGGTATAGATGGTCATTGTTATTCAACTGAATTGTGTACATGGTCCTCCACTTTGGGTGTTTGTTTCCATGCATGCTCAAATCTGAATCAATTAGATATATATTCGCCTACCTGCAAAGAAGCAAACGGCATACGATGTATCAAATGTGTAATCCATTATACTTTTAACTGGCAGGATGCAAGCCTAATGAATTCACTTTCGCAACTGTTCTTACATCATGTTCTGGCCCTCAAAGCATACACCAGGTCAAGCAAGTCCATTCTCTCGTTGCCAAAACAAATTTTGAGTCGCACATGTTTGTCGGGAGCTCCCTTCTTGACATGTACGCCAAGGCAGGGAATATCCAAGAAGCTCGGAAGGTGTTCGACATGCTTCCGGAAAGAGACACTGTTTCCTGTACTGCCATTATATCTGGCTATGCTCAGCTGGGCCTTGATGATGAAGCCTTGGACTTGTTCAGGCAGTTGTACAGTGCAGGGATGCAATGCAATTATGTCACTTTTACGACCCTTCTCACTTCATTATCTGGGCTGGCCTCCCTGGATTATGGCAAGCAAGTTCATGGACTAATACTTCGTAAAAAGTTACCATTTTTTGTTGTTCTACAGAATTCTTTGATTGATATGTACTCCAAATGCGGCAAGCTGTTATACTCAAGGAGGGTATTTGATCACATGCCACAAAGATCAGCCATCAGTTGGAATGCAATGCTTATGGGATATGGTAGACATGGCATAGGGCATGAAGTCGTTCAGCTCTTTAGAACTATGACTGAAGAAGTGAAGCCTGACAGCGTTACCCTGTTGGCTGTTTTATCTGGTTGTAGTCACGGTGGGCTGGTTGATGAGGGCCTTGACATATTCGATCTTATAGTAAAAGAACAAAATGCAGTTCTCAGCATTGGGCATTATGGGTGTGTTATTGATCTTCTTGGACGCTCTGGACGACTACAGAAGGCTTTATATTTGATACAAGATATGCCATTTGAGCCGACTCCAGCAATTTGGGGTTCATTGCTTGGTGCTTGCAGAGTTCATTTTAACGTTAGTGTTGGTGAGGTTGTTGCTCAGAGGCTTCTGGACATGGAGCCAGGAAATGCTGGAAACTATGTGATCCTTTCTAACATTTATGCTGCTGCTGGAATGTGGAAAGATGTTTTCAGAGTTAGGAACTTAATGCTGGAGAAGACAGTGACCAAGGAACCAGGGCAGAGCTGGATAATTCTTGACAAGGTTATCCACACCTTCCGCTCAAGTGATCGTTTCCATCCCAGGAAGAAAGATATAGATGCTAAGATAAAGGAGATATATGTTGATATTAAAGCAGCTGGCTTTGTTCCGGACCTGAGCTGTGTTCTGCATGATGTTGACGATGAGCAGAAAGAACGCATGCTTCTTGGTCACAGTGAGAAGCTGGCAGTGACTTTTGGACTGATGAACACCCCTCCAGGCTTGACTATCCGGGTTATGAAGAATCTTCGTATCTGTGTTGACTGCCATAATTTTGCGAAGTTTGTTTCAAAAGTCTATGGAAGGGAGATATCTCTCAGGGATAAAAATCGGTTTCATCTACTTACAGATGGAGCTTGCACTTGTGGAGACTACTGGTGAAAGAAACATTGATGTGTTACCCATATAGCTTTGCTGATCAGCAGAGCTATTTTTTG
This portion of the Triticum dicoccoides isolate Atlit2015 ecotype Zavitan chromosome 7A, WEW_v2.0, whole genome shotgun sequence genome encodes:
- the LOC119327774 gene encoding putative pentatricopeptide repeat-containing protein At3g13770, mitochondrial, which gives rise to MLVTLGFRRAAVPRLARRDMCGAAVRRTTASGLVAVAGGGASFHDYDAAITACVERRALKQGRQVHAHMVTARYRPPVYLATRLVIMYARCGALDDARNVLDGMPERNVVSWTAMISGYSQSGRHAEALELFVQMLRAGCKPNEFTFATVLTSCSGPQSIHQVKQVHSLVAKTNFESHMFVGSSLLDMYAKAGNIQEARKVFDMLPERDTVSCTAIISGYAQLGLDDEALDLFRQLYSAGMQCNYVTFTTLLTSLSGLASLDYGKQVHGLILRKKLPFFVVLQNSLIDMYSKCGKLLYSRRVFDHMPQRSAISWNAMLMGYGRHGIGHEVVQLFRTMTEEVKPDSVTLLAVLSGCSHGGLVDEGLDIFDLIVKEQNAVLSIGHYGCVIDLLGRSGRLQKALYLIQDMPFEPTPAIWGSLLGACRVHFNVSVGEVVAQRLLDMEPGNAGNYVILSNIYAAAGMWKDVFRVRNLMLEKTVTKEPGQSWIILDKVIHTFRSSDRFHPRKKDIDAKIKEIYVDIKAAGFVPDLSCVLHDVDDEQKERMLLGHSEKLAVTFGLMNTPPGLTIRVMKNLRICVDCHNFAKFVSKVYGREISLRDKNRFHLLTDGACTCGDYW